In the Chroococcidiopsis sp. SAG 2025 genome, one interval contains:
- a CDS encoding glutathione S-transferase: protein MIVVHHLNNSRSQRILWLLEELGLNYEIKRYERDPKTMLAPASLREVHPLGKSPVITDDALTLAESGAIVEYLVERCGEGNLAPASGTVERLRYTYWLHYAEGSAMPLLVMKLVFDNFGLGNSGAANEFVAPQIQLHFDYIESELRKNTWFVGEEFTAADIQMSFPLEAVAAQVGLDANHPRFKGFLERIHARPAYQRALERGGTYELLS, encoded by the coding sequence ATGATTGTCGTCCATCACTTAAATAACTCCCGTTCGCAGCGCATACTCTGGTTGCTCGAAGAACTGGGACTAAATTATGAAATCAAACGCTACGAGCGCGACCCCAAAACGATGTTGGCACCAGCATCGCTGCGAGAGGTGCATCCCCTTGGCAAGTCTCCCGTCATTACCGATGACGCGCTGACGCTCGCTGAGTCTGGTGCGATTGTCGAATACCTAGTCGAACGCTGTGGTGAAGGGAACCTTGCTCCTGCCTCTGGTACGGTAGAGCGGTTGCGATACACGTATTGGCTGCATTACGCCGAAGGCTCGGCAATGCCATTATTGGTGATGAAGCTTGTCTTCGACAATTTTGGACTAGGGAACAGTGGTGCGGCGAACGAATTCGTTGCGCCCCAGATTCAGCTTCACTTTGACTACATAGAAAGCGAACTAAGGAAAAATACGTGGTTTGTGGGCGAGGAATTCACCGCAGCCGATATTCAGATGAGTTTTCCCCTGGAGGCAGTAGCAGCGCAGGTAGGTTTGGATGCGAATCATCCTAGATTCAAGGGTTTTCTCGAACGCATTCATGCACGTCCAGCCTACCAACGGGCGCTAGAACGCGGCGGCACGTATGAGCTTTTAAGTTGA
- a CDS encoding tyrosine-type recombinase/integrase — MPKSPPPHKTPFSQRREREFLYLREVDALIAALEYTRSPIRNQALAILLFCQALQPAELCWLRWCDIDFAEKIVRVDRIRSKPTSYQSRTTANLIHHR; from the coding sequence TTGCCCAAATCCCCGCCCCCGCACAAAACACCTTTCTCCCAGCGCCGCGAGCGCGAATTTCTCTACCTGCGTGAAGTGGATGCTTTGATTGCTGCGTTGGAATATACTCGTTCCCCTATCCGAAATCAGGCACTCGCCATCCTGCTATTCTGCCAAGCCCTACAGCCAGCCGAGTTATGTTGGCTGCGCTGGTGCGATATAGACTTTGCCGAAAAGATTGTGAGAGTAGACCGCATCCGCTCGAAGCCTACTAGCTACCAGTCCCGAACCACAGCCAACCTAATTCATCATCGATAA
- a CDS encoding DUF5996 family protein, giving the protein MVAPAPDTSNATTWSSLLLADWQDTYETLHLWTQIIGKIRLALAPKVNHWWHSTLYVTPRGLTTSAIPYRTGSFQIDFDFLDHQLRIETSDGTTKSIELAPRSVADFYQAVMSTLKAIGIQVQIWTMPQEVANPIPFEQDHNHAAYDPEYARRCWRILVQANRVMNLFRSRYVGKCSPVHFFWGSFDLAVTRFSGRRAPQHPGGVPNMADWVTREAYSHEVSSCGFWFGGGSTEALFYAYSYPEPEGFKDYLVQPHSAFYNSQMREFVLPYEAVRQADDPDTILLTFLQSTYEAAANLGNWDRAALEYTPVIPNSV; this is encoded by the coding sequence ATGGTTGCTCCTGCGCCTGACACGTCTAACGCTACCACCTGGTCTAGCTTGTTACTCGCCGATTGGCAGGACACCTATGAAACACTGCACCTGTGGACTCAGATTATTGGGAAAATTCGCTTGGCTTTAGCTCCTAAAGTCAACCACTGGTGGCACTCCACTTTATACGTGACTCCACGCGGATTGACAACTTCCGCCATCCCCTACAGAACGGGCAGCTTTCAAATCGACTTTGATTTTCTAGACCATCAGCTACGCATCGAGACTAGCGACGGCACGACCAAGAGCATTGAACTGGCTCCCCGCTCCGTGGCTGATTTTTATCAAGCGGTGATGAGTACCTTGAAAGCGATTGGTATCCAGGTGCAGATTTGGACGATGCCACAGGAAGTTGCTAATCCGATTCCGTTTGAGCAAGATCACAATCATGCTGCCTACGACCCAGAGTATGCTCGACGGTGTTGGCGAATTTTGGTGCAGGCGAACCGAGTCATGAATCTATTTCGCTCTCGGTATGTTGGCAAGTGTAGCCCAGTACATTTTTTCTGGGGCAGCTTTGACCTGGCTGTGACTCGCTTCTCTGGACGACGCGCTCCACAACATCCTGGTGGTGTCCCCAATATGGCAGACTGGGTGACGCGAGAAGCATACTCCCACGAGGTGAGTAGTTGTGGTTTTTGGTTTGGCGGTGGTTCGACCGAAGCGCTGTTTTATGCTTACTCCTACCCAGAACCAGAAGGCTTCAAAGATTACCTAGTGCAGCCGCACTCAGCGTTTTATAACTCCCAGATGAGAGAGTTCGTCCTGCCTTACGAAGCTGTGCGACAAGCTGACGATCCAGATACTATACTACTTACTTTCCTGCAAAGCACCTACGAGGCAGCTGCCAATTTAGGCAATTGGGATCGAGCAGCACTAGAATATACTCCAGTCATCCCCAATAGTGTCTAG
- a CDS encoding site-specific integrase — MRYKHTSAIRFALSEKYAPATANKMLGALRRVLKEALLLDQIDPADYQKAIAIQDIKHSRELRGRALARNEVARLIDVAKKDPNPVIGARDAALMAILRGGGLRREEAVNLELRDLNVADGSLKVRRGKGNKDRTVYLPPLLLSLVEDWISIRGKTRGALLCHVRKGKQVIVRSLTPQSVWLVLKNRANEAGVDDFSPHDFRRTFISELLDAGIDIVTVQQLAGHASPEQMSKYDRRKEETKRRAVQVLDLLCL; from the coding sequence TTGAGATACAAACATACTTCGGCGATTCGGTTTGCCTTGAGTGAGAAGTATGCTCCGGCGACAGCTAACAAAATGTTGGGGGCATTGCGGCGGGTACTCAAGGAAGCGTTGTTGCTCGACCAAATAGATCCGGCGGACTATCAAAAGGCGATCGCGATTCAAGACATTAAGCACAGTCGGGAGCTGCGGGGCAGGGCATTGGCTAGAAATGAAGTCGCTCGGTTGATTGACGTAGCTAAGAAAGATCCAAATCCTGTAATAGGAGCCAGGGATGCGGCGCTGATGGCAATCCTGCGCGGCGGCGGGTTGCGACGGGAGGAAGCGGTGAATTTAGAACTGCGAGATTTGAATGTAGCGGATGGTTCCTTAAAAGTACGGCGCGGCAAGGGGAATAAGGACAGAACCGTGTATTTACCACCGCTCCTGCTGTCGCTAGTTGAAGATTGGATTTCTATTAGGGGTAAAACCAGGGGGGCGTTGCTGTGTCACGTTAGGAAAGGCAAACAGGTAATCGTGCGAAGTCTTACTCCTCAATCAGTTTGGCTAGTGTTGAAAAATCGGGCGAATGAAGCAGGCGTTGATGACTTTTCACCGCACGACTTTCGCCGTACCTTCATCAGCGAACTGTTAGATGCTGGGATTGATATTGTCACGGTGCAGCAGTTAGCGGGTCATGCTTCTCCCGAACAGATGAGCAAGTACGATCGCCGAAAGGAGGAGACTAAACGCCGCGCTGTACAGGTATTAGATTTGCTATGTCTGTGA
- a CDS encoding exopolysaccharide biosynthesis protein — protein MAGNPETSGNTERISELLQRFVSQHQGDEVCLRDLFDEMGERAFGPTLLLCALPEALPLPIAGISALVAMPLLLVSGQLVLGYQQPWLPDLLLEQRFKKEHCEQVISGAIPFLEKLEGFVEPRWSFFTSPEAERCVGALLLILGFIIALPIPFGNMLPAIAIVLICLGLIEKDGLIIAISGLIVGMTPALLLLVL, from the coding sequence TTGGCTGGAAATCCGGAAACTTCTGGCAACACTGAGCGAATATCTGAACTTTTGCAGCGATTTGTGTCGCAGCATCAAGGTGATGAAGTGTGCCTGCGGGATCTGTTTGACGAGATGGGAGAGCGGGCATTTGGTCCAACTCTGCTGCTCTGCGCCTTGCCGGAAGCTTTACCTCTGCCGATTGCGGGAATTTCCGCCCTTGTTGCCATGCCCTTGCTGCTGGTTTCTGGTCAGTTAGTGCTTGGATACCAGCAACCCTGGCTGCCCGACTTGCTTCTGGAGCAACGTTTCAAAAAAGAACACTGCGAACAGGTGATTTCTGGAGCTATCCCTTTTCTAGAAAAGCTGGAAGGCTTTGTTGAACCACGCTGGTCGTTTTTTACCAGCCCTGAAGCCGAACGGTGTGTCGGTGCGCTCTTGCTAATCCTGGGGTTCATCATTGCCCTGCCAATTCCTTTTGGTAACATGCTGCCAGCGATCGCCATCGTTCTGATCTGTCTTGGCTTAATTGAAAAAGACGGGCTGATAATTGCAATCAGTGGTCTAATTGTCGGCATGACTCCAGCACTTCTATTGTTAGTCCTGTGA
- a CDS encoding deoxyribodipyrimidine photo-lyase — translation MHVLLFRRDLRLNDNEIVTLAANNNAEVLPCFIIDPWFYSIWTKRSQD, via the coding sequence ATGCACGTACTTTTGTTCCGGCGCGACCTGCGACTTAATGACAATGAAATCGTCACCCTAGCAGCAAACAATAACGCGGAAGTTCTGCCCTGTTTCATCATCGATCCCTGGTTTTACTCCATTTGGACGAAGCGTTCACAGGACTAA
- a CDS encoding ribbon-helix-helix protein, CopG family has product MATLTIRLPDDKHDRLKELAKRRNISVNKLIEELSTIALAEFDAETRFRAMAAKGNVEAGQDLLDRLDRELLE; this is encoded by the coding sequence ATGGCTACTTTAACAATTCGCTTACCCGATGACAAACATGACAGATTAAAAGAATTGGCAAAAAGAAGAAATATCAGCGTTAACAAGCTAATTGAGGAACTGTCAACTATTGCTTTGGCTGAGTTTGATGCCGAAACTCGATTTCGCGCTATGGCAGCTAAAGGAAATGTAGAAGCAGGTCAAGATTTGCTCGACCGACTCGATCGGGAGTTATTGGAGTGA
- a CDS encoding putative toxin-antitoxin system toxin component, PIN family, with product MTVRIVVDTSVFISALISSNGASRELLRQCLQGKYQPLMGNALFCEYEQVINREEILHSCPLSVEEIQVLTSAFMSVCEWTRIYYLWRPNLKDEADNHLIELAIAGNARIIATHNIKDFRQTQLIFSEVFIKKPSEIINL from the coding sequence ATGACAGTCAGAATCGTAGTTGACACGAGTGTATTTATTAGTGCGCTGATTAGCTCGAATGGAGCAAGCAGAGAACTGCTCAGACAATGTTTACAGGGCAAGTATCAGCCATTAATGGGCAATGCTTTGTTTTGCGAGTACGAACAAGTCATTAATAGAGAGGAAATCTTGCACTCATGTCCTTTGTCAGTAGAAGAAATACAAGTCCTCACATCTGCATTTATGAGTGTTTGCGAGTGGACGCGCATTTATTATTTATGGCGACCCAATTTAAAAGATGAAGCAGATAATCATTTAATTGAGTTAGCTATTGCTGGAAATGCTCGGATTATTGCTACGCATAATATTAAAGACTTTAGGCAAACTCAACTGATTTTCTCGGAAGTTTTCATCAAAAAACCAAGTGAGATTATCAATCTTTAA
- a CDS encoding tyrosine-type recombinase/integrase, with the protein MIKVVWAIDPDTSQRFHCVFDTFSCLPIEPIQRFLNHCRKRGLADNTISTYAYRLVDFWRWLEQQALNWTEVDLENFGDFIHWYLMGGNVEVIAENIRQTMSARSVRTVNQTVTAIQEFYTHHAIEGRVDEKQFTKLVRSMGKRGGFLKGIVKSTPEKRKRIKIKEPKRFPGCLSDEEVATLANACTTYRDRLLIMLLRETGVRRGEVLGLHLEDVRELDVRGRIRIVRRDDNPNQAIAKGMEREIPILHNRKAVQETLKAYLLEEYPCEAEKLGHGMLFVSLSGKHVGAAMSLVRLNKLFDQLHSRTGIKAHPHLMRHTFATRMIQNNYLDQYVQQLLGHTSIATTKDIYSHVLDEMTLDEYTRGEEE; encoded by the coding sequence ATGATTAAGGTTGTATGGGCAATTGACCCCGACACCTCACAACGCTTCCATTGCGTTTTTGATACTTTTTCATGCTTACCCATAGAACCCATACAGCGATTTCTTAACCACTGTCGGAAACGAGGACTGGCAGACAACACCATCAGCACCTATGCCTATCGTTTAGTTGATTTTTGGCGTTGGCTAGAACAACAAGCTTTGAACTGGACTGAAGTTGATTTAGAAAATTTTGGTGATTTTATCCATTGGTATCTGATGGGGGGAAACGTTGAAGTTATTGCTGAAAATATCCGACAAACCATGTCTGCACGTAGTGTAAGGACAGTTAACCAAACAGTGACTGCCATTCAGGAATTTTATACCCACCATGCCATTGAAGGCAGAGTCGATGAAAAGCAATTCACTAAATTAGTGCGGAGCATGGGAAAACGAGGGGGATTTCTCAAAGGGATTGTTAAAAGCACTCCTGAAAAACGTAAACGGATCAAAATCAAAGAACCGAAGCGATTCCCTGGTTGTCTTAGCGATGAAGAAGTAGCTACTCTAGCTAATGCCTGTACCACCTATCGAGATCGGTTACTCATCATGCTTCTAAGAGAAACAGGCGTGAGAAGGGGAGAAGTATTAGGGTTACATCTCGAAGATGTGAGGGAGCTTGATGTAAGAGGACGTATCCGCATTGTTAGACGAGATGATAATCCTAATCAAGCTATCGCAAAAGGGATGGAACGAGAAATCCCGATTCTGCACAATCGAAAGGCGGTACAAGAAACCCTCAAGGCATACTTACTGGAAGAATACCCCTGTGAAGCAGAAAAACTGGGACATGGAATGCTGTTTGTCAGTTTATCAGGGAAGCACGTTGGAGCAGCCATGTCTTTAGTGCGGTTGAATAAGCTATTTGACCAACTCCACTCACGAACGGGAATTAAAGCCCATCCTCACCTGATGAGACATACCTTCGCCACCCGAATGATACAAAACAACTACCTTGACCAATATGTGCAACAGCTTTTGGGACATACATCCATTGCTACCACAAAAGACATCTACAGCCATGTGTTAGATGAAATGACACTAGACGAATACACCAGAGGAGAAGAGGAATAA
- a CDS encoding IS701 family transposase, protein MKDQVPAAMPQCFENWCRRFDDVFSRQKQRQEFRVYLGGLLGESQRKNLSQLVTNTVDGSYNSLRHFLNNAPWDEVKLNNRRLEVMHQCRQTTPSQGFTLIVDDSGHRKSGAATDGVGRQYIGEIGKTDNGIVLLTTYLYDGVRRLPLDVALYQHASLFEQGKADPNFQKKPDLALDLVDQCLKRGYRPGVTVIDAGYGNNTPFLKQLESRNLTYVAAIAKNRQVTAQTSGDESARKQGLEAIAQTLAVEQFTPVQLNLEQPRTVWVALLPVHVPKLEGTRWLAIQLNASSFEQATEVDYFLTNASDNQVSAAWVAQTYSARNWVEVFYREAKGWLGLSEYQVRDALSMKRHWVLVFIAYTFILWHQLTGGFRRRWATKPLQTFAEALEAFRTAVEFRLVRWLNEHVDVFASHRAKFGYIWA, encoded by the coding sequence GTGAAAGATCAAGTACCAGCAGCGATGCCGCAGTGCTTTGAGAACTGGTGTCGTCGGTTTGATGATGTATTTTCGCGTCAGAAGCAGCGGCAGGAATTTCGTGTTTATCTAGGGGGACTGCTGGGTGAGAGTCAGCGCAAAAACCTGAGCCAACTGGTCACAAATACAGTAGATGGCTCCTACAACAGCCTCAGACATTTTCTCAACAATGCCCCTTGGGATGAAGTCAAGCTAAATAATCGGCGGTTGGAGGTGATGCACCAGTGTCGCCAGACGACCCCGAGTCAAGGTTTCACATTGATTGTAGATGATTCGGGACATCGCAAAAGTGGTGCGGCTACTGATGGGGTAGGACGGCAGTACATTGGGGAGATTGGCAAGACTGACAATGGTATTGTGCTGCTGACTACCTACTTGTATGATGGAGTGCGACGTCTGCCGTTAGATGTTGCACTCTATCAACACGCAAGTTTATTCGAGCAAGGCAAGGCAGACCCCAACTTCCAGAAAAAACCTGACCTGGCTCTAGACTTGGTTGACCAATGCTTGAAGCGCGGTTATCGACCGGGTGTGACTGTAATTGATGCAGGCTACGGTAATAACACGCCTTTTCTCAAGCAGTTGGAGTCGAGAAACCTAACTTACGTGGCAGCAATCGCCAAAAACCGCCAAGTTACTGCTCAAACATCAGGTGATGAGTCTGCTCGTAAGCAGGGATTAGAAGCTATTGCTCAAACCTTGGCAGTGGAGCAGTTCACACCTGTGCAACTCAATCTGGAGCAGCCCCGGACAGTTTGGGTGGCGCTGTTACCAGTTCACGTTCCGAAGCTCGAAGGCACTCGCTGGCTGGCGATTCAACTCAATGCCTCTAGTTTCGAGCAAGCGACGGAGGTGGATTACTTTCTCACCAATGCCTCTGACAACCAAGTCAGTGCGGCTTGGGTAGCTCAAACATATTCTGCTCGCAACTGGGTGGAGGTCTTCTATCGAGAAGCCAAGGGCTGGTTGGGTTTGAGTGAGTATCAAGTTCGGGATGCTCTGAGTATGAAGCGTCATTGGGTTTTAGTGTTCATCGCTTACACCTTCATCCTTTGGCATCAGTTGACCGGCGGATTCCGCAGACGTTGGGCAACCAAACCCTTACAAACCTTTGCCGAAGCATTGGAGGCATTCCGCACCGCAGTCGAGTTTCGTTTAGTCCGCTGGCTTAATGAGCATGTTGATGTATTTGCCTCTCACAGAGCTAAGTTCGGCTATATTTGGGCTTAG
- a CDS encoding IS701 family transposase has translation MLDTSNVFLTGVVLEALSQWSSRLKAFQQKLGKHFARSEARLAAYDYIQALLSPVERKNGWQMAEQVGYSNPYRFQHLLGRAQWNADAVCAEIRKYAVEHLKSETDILAIDETGFLKQGEQSVGVQVQYYGTTGHLENCQVGVFMSYISDKGHTLIDRRLYLPRTWSEDQSKRKKGAVPKSITFATKPQLAQQMLESAFKDGIRPAWFVADEVYGNDGSLWWWLEKTAKQPYILTVSKKQPVVIGWQRYQAQELLPQPDSQLWQRLSCGAGSKGERYYDWAKVPVNCDRSDGFQRWLLFRRSLEHPEDPRVSYYQVFAKSDTTLETMVQIAGQRWRIEECFKFAKDQLGLGEYEVRSWHGWHRHITLVLAAQIFLTVLRHSCEPAIHSSTPPLPLVTTGSLTAFKAARGLLSD, from the coding sequence ATGCTTGATACATCCAACGTGTTTTTAACAGGTGTTGTATTAGAAGCGCTCTCCCAATGGAGCAGTAGATTGAAAGCGTTTCAGCAAAAACTGGGAAAGCACTTCGCTCGTTCTGAAGCACGTCTTGCAGCGTATGACTATATCCAGGCACTACTAAGCCCAGTTGAGCGGAAGAATGGATGGCAAATGGCAGAACAGGTAGGGTATAGCAATCCCTATCGCTTCCAACATTTACTAGGACGGGCGCAGTGGAACGCGGACGCAGTGTGTGCAGAAATTAGAAAGTATGCAGTGGAGCATTTGAAGAGTGAAACAGATATTTTGGCAATTGATGAAACAGGTTTTCTGAAGCAAGGAGAGCAGTCAGTAGGCGTACAGGTGCAGTATTATGGCACAACTGGACATTTGGAGAATTGCCAGGTAGGTGTGTTCATGTCCTACATTAGCGACAAAGGACATACGTTGATCGATCGCCGTTTGTATCTACCGCGCACATGGAGTGAAGATCAAAGCAAACGTAAGAAGGGAGCAGTTCCAAAATCAATCACATTTGCGACTAAACCTCAACTAGCACAACAGATGTTGGAATCAGCTTTTAAAGACGGAATACGTCCCGCCTGGTTTGTTGCTGATGAGGTTTATGGCAACGATGGTTCATTGTGGTGGTGGCTGGAAAAGACTGCTAAACAACCGTATATACTCACGGTCAGCAAGAAGCAGCCTGTAGTTATTGGCTGGCAACGTTATCAAGCCCAAGAACTGTTACCTCAGCCGGACAGCCAGCTGTGGCAACGTCTTAGCTGTGGAGCTGGCAGTAAGGGAGAAAGATACTATGACTGGGCGAAAGTGCCAGTTAATTGTGACAGATCAGATGGTTTTCAACGTTGGTTATTGTTCCGCCGCTCTCTAGAACACCCTGAAGATCCTCGCGTCAGCTACTATCAAGTATTTGCTAAGAGCGATACTACCCTAGAAACGATGGTTCAAATCGCCGGGCAAAGGTGGCGGATTGAGGAGTGCTTTAAATTTGCTAAAGACCAGCTAGGTTTAGGAGAGTACGAAGTTCGTTCCTGGCATGGTTGGCATCGACACATCACCCTCGTCCTGGCTGCTCAAATATTTCTCACCGTCTTACGACACTCTTGTGAGCCTGCTATTCACTCCTCTACCCCCCCTTTACCTCTAGTAACAACTGGCAGTCTAACTGCGTTCAAAGCGGCACGAGGTTTATTGTCCGACTAA
- a CDS encoding HAD family phosphatase: protein MAIEAVIFDIDGTLVDSVDFHAQSWEKTFQHFGHQIPYKQIRTQIGKGSDKLMPVFFSVEELNESDGGRSPTKGERMRDYRRELYKREYHPRIKAFPQVRELFLRIKADGKRIALASSATKDDLATYTQILNVEDLLDAATTTTEVESSKYYSCR, encoded by the coding sequence TTGGCGATCGAAGCTGTAATTTTCGACATCGACGGCACACTAGTTGATTCTGTTGACTTTCACGCGCAGTCATGGGAAAAAACTTTCCAGCACTTTGGTCATCAGATTCCCTACAAGCAGATCCGCACCCAAATCGGTAAAGGCAGTGACAAGTTAATGCCAGTCTTTTTCTCAGTTGAAGAACTGAATGAATCAGATGGCGGTCGAAGCCCGACTAAAGGCGAACGCATGCGAGATTACCGCAGGGAACTGTACAAGCGTGAATATCATCCCCGCATCAAAGCTTTTCCTCAAGTGCGCGAGTTATTTTTGCGAATCAAAGCGGATGGCAAACGCATTGCTCTAGCTTCCTCAGCGACAAAGGACGATCTGGCAACCTACACGCAGATCCTGAATGTTGAAGATCTCCTCGATGCTGCAACCACTACCACCGAGGTGGAATCATCTAAGTATTACAGTTGTAGATAA
- a CDS encoding DNA polymerase III subunit gamma/tau: MSYRSLHHKYRPQTFAQLVGQPAVATTLTNAINSGRIAPAYLFTGPRGTGKTSSARILAKSLNCQNSDSPTPSPCGQCNSCKAIASSSALDTIEIDAASNSSVENIRETIERCQLAPIECRYKVYCIDECHSLSNQAFQALLKTLEEPPFRVVFVLCTTEVHKVPATIVSRSQRFDFKRIGNEAMVQHLSAIAARESIDITPEAIGLVARLSSGCLRDAQCLLDQLSLLSTTITPNWVWEVAGAVPEHELLTLLEAIARDDDNTVLGVLRDLLEYGKEPLLAILQSLASFYRDLLIAKTAPDRGDMVGLTADTWQELCKIAQTWEKSAILQAQQHLKASEVQVLQL, encoded by the coding sequence ATGTCATACCGATCGCTACACCACAAATACCGACCCCAGACTTTTGCCCAGTTAGTAGGACAGCCAGCCGTTGCTACAACGCTGACCAACGCGATTAATTCTGGACGCATTGCTCCTGCTTACTTGTTTACTGGTCCGAGGGGTACGGGTAAAACTTCCAGCGCCCGCATTCTAGCCAAGTCTCTTAACTGCCAAAACTCAGATTCCCCTACACCTTCGCCTTGCGGTCAATGCAACTCCTGCAAAGCAATTGCCAGCTCCTCGGCGCTCGATACGATCGAAATTGATGCTGCTAGCAATTCCAGCGTCGAAAATATTCGGGAGACGATCGAACGCTGCCAATTAGCACCGATTGAGTGCCGCTACAAAGTGTATTGCATCGATGAATGTCACTCGCTCAGCAATCAAGCGTTCCAAGCCTTACTCAAAACCTTGGAGGAACCGCCCTTTCGCGTCGTCTTTGTCCTTTGTACCACCGAGGTTCATAAAGTCCCTGCTACGATTGTTTCACGCAGTCAACGGTTCGACTTTAAAAGAATTGGCAATGAAGCAATGGTGCAACATCTAAGCGCGATCGCCGCTCGAGAATCGATTGACATCACTCCAGAAGCAATTGGATTAGTAGCACGGCTATCTTCTGGGTGTTTGCGCGATGCCCAATGCTTGCTCGACCAACTGAGCCTGCTCTCCACGACTATCACCCCTAACTGGGTTTGGGAAGTCGCGGGTGCAGTGCCAGAACATGAATTACTAACGCTGTTGGAGGCGATCGCTCGCGATGACGATAATACTGTACTAGGGGTTTTGAGAGACTTATTGGAATATGGCAAAGAGCCGCTACTAGCGATCCTGCAAAGCCTCGCCAGCTTCTATCGCGACTTGCTGATTGCCAAAACCGCGCCAGATAGAGGCGATATGGTAGGACTGACAGCAGATACTTGGCAGGAGTTGTGCAAAATTGCCCAGACTTGGGAAAAGTCAGCTATTCTACAGGCACAACAGCACCTCAAAGCTAGCGAGGTTCAAGTATTACAGTTGTAG
- a CDS encoding chlorophyll a/b-binding protein — METRPAKDLPQVAKAYNGVDRNSFLFGWNPQAELWNGRLAMIGFLAYLLWDLAGYSVVRNVLHLIG, encoded by the coding sequence ATGGAAACTCGTCCTGCTAAAGATTTACCACAAGTTGCTAAAGCTTACAACGGTGTAGACCGCAATAGCTTCCTTTTCGGATGGAATCCCCAAGCTGAACTCTGGAACGGACGTTTAGCAATGATTGGATTCCTGGCTTATTTACTTTGGGATCTAGCTGGCTACAGCGTCGTGCGCAACGTACTTCATTTAATCGGCTAA
- a CDS encoding DUF429 domain-containing protein translates to MKFLGIDLGWRSGASGLCCLELTNGQLHLLDLDRRESITDILTWIDTWVQPQEPAIIAVDAPTLIPNATGMRLPDKLTHKYFGKYHAGCYPANLSLPFAQRTVDFGLALAARGFNHAPEITPQMPGRYQIEVFPHPAIVHLFQLDRILKYKKGKLAERYLELLKLRQHIVDVLSTLEPALVLSQESHQSSEIPPTPHKKGGKIPFITSHKRIQSVLNDRHAPLTLAALKAVEDQLDSLICAYVAAHWWYWGLERNWVLGDRTSGYIVVPAPLPVQAANLDSAGVLRPEN, encoded by the coding sequence ATGAAATTTCTAGGAATTGACTTGGGCTGGCGTTCTGGTGCAAGCGGGCTGTGCTGTTTAGAATTGACAAACGGACAATTACATCTGTTAGATTTAGACCGCAGAGAATCTATTACCGATATCCTCACTTGGATCGACACTTGGGTACAACCGCAAGAACCTGCAATTATCGCCGTAGACGCACCGACTCTGATCCCCAATGCTACGGGGATGCGCCTACCCGACAAACTCACCCACAAATATTTTGGTAAATATCATGCTGGTTGCTATCCAGCTAATCTCAGCCTACCTTTTGCTCAAAGGACAGTAGATTTTGGTTTGGCTTTGGCAGCTAGGGGATTCAACCACGCGCCAGAAATTACTCCTCAAATGCCAGGACGCTACCAAATTGAGGTGTTTCCGCATCCGGCGATCGTACATTTGTTTCAGCTAGATCGGATTCTCAAATATAAAAAAGGAAAGCTGGCGGAACGTTACTTAGAACTGCTCAAACTCCGCCAGCATATTGTTGATGTTTTGTCAACTCTAGAACCTGCTCTGGTTTTGAGCCAGGAGAGTCATCAATCCTCGGAGATCCCCCCAACCCCCCATAAAAAGGGGGGCAAAATTCCCTTCATCACGAGTCACAAGAGAATACAATCGGTTTTAAACGATCGCCACGCACCACTTACTCTTGCTGCCCTTAAAGCAGTAGAAGACCAACTAGACAGTCTGATCTGTGCTTATGTGGCAGCGCATTGGTGGTACTGGGGTTTAGAGCGGAACTGGGTATTAGGCGATCGCACCAGCGGGTACATTGTTGTCCCTGCTCCCTTGCCCGTCCAAGCTGCTAACCTTGACAGTGCTGGAGTCCTCCGCCCAGAGAATTAG